The following are from one region of the Dehalococcoidia bacterium genome:
- a CDS encoding metal ABC transporter permease translates to MLHSGDGWKVGYFVVLRQLSFAAHALAHIGFSGATGAVWLGTNLVAGMVLFTVAAAVGIGFLGERLRGRDVAIGTVLAFTTGLGYLFLSQTTKLAGHATSILFGDLLAISPEAVGITALLGAGCLLALGIAYRPLLFASIAPDVAETRGVPVRFLGVGFFVLLALTVSTAVQVVGVLLIFALLVTPAATAQRLTACPGRAIALSLLFAVGSVWTGLTLAFLVPWPPSFFITAVSSLISLTAVCCVPPVGAVASRSRRQQAGRGPRFLLPLRRSERPTSRLG, encoded by the coding sequence ATTCTTCACAGCGGTGACGGCTGGAAAGTCGGCTATTTCGTCGTGCTGCGCCAACTCTCGTTTGCGGCGCATGCGCTCGCTCACATCGGGTTCAGCGGCGCGACCGGCGCGGTCTGGCTGGGGACGAACCTCGTTGCGGGCATGGTTCTTTTTACGGTGGCCGCCGCGGTTGGGATCGGCTTCCTCGGCGAGCGGCTGCGCGGCCGCGATGTCGCTATCGGCACCGTGCTCGCCTTCACCACCGGTCTCGGCTATCTCTTCCTCAGCCAGACGACCAAACTCGCCGGCCACGCCACAAGCATCCTGTTCGGCGATCTGCTCGCGATCTCGCCCGAGGCGGTGGGGATCACCGCGCTGCTCGGGGCAGGGTGCCTCCTCGCGCTCGGCATCGCCTATCGTCCGCTGTTGTTCGCCTCCATCGCGCCTGACGTTGCAGAGACGCGCGGCGTGCCGGTCCGCTTCTTGGGGGTCGGCTTTTTCGTTCTGCTTGCGCTCACCGTTTCGACAGCCGTGCAGGTGGTGGGCGTCCTCCTCATCTTCGCGCTGCTCGTCACCCCAGCCGCGACTGCGCAGCGGCTGACTGCTTGTCCCGGCCGCGCGATCGCGCTTTCGCTCCTCTTTGCCGTGGGAAGTGTCTGGACCGGCTTGACACTTGCCTTTCTCGTTCCTTGGCCACCCAGCTTCTTCATAACGGCCGTCTCTTCTCTGATCTCCCTCACGGCCGTCTGCTGCGTGCCTCCCGTCGGGGCAGTTGCCTCACGGTCGCGCCGACAGCAAGCCGGGCGGGGACCGCGCTTTCTCCTGCCTCTGCGGCGCTCGGAGCGCCCGACCTCGCGCTTGGGCTAG
- a CDS encoding DUF2079 domain-containing protein, whose amino-acid sequence MTAPRPARSLRPRLSWRRQLPLLLLAVMVVAFVVFFAALSVHRHLTFGTAGNDLGNMDQAVWNTSQGRWFESTNWRGGTNRLGAHVEPILIPIAALYWIAPTPLTLLVLQAAVVGLGAIPLFWLARRRLGSGWAALPFAGAYLMFPALQAAVLYEFHPLTLTAPFFALAVAGLLERKTALFVAGTVLAVACKEDMPLVAIGMGLYAIVFQRRWWLGGATVALATLWFLFVNLLVIPSFNPSGASPYLPRYRDLGSSVPEIIFTMIFQPWRALPLVADGDPAGYLLALLLPVAFLALLAPEVALLGLPPLAENLVSNSPLQKLPEINHYPAPIVPFMVAAAIVGAARLVRWGARFGWRSPALVGVAALTLLFTLGYSRVRGFTPLAWDFEVKPAVPHYEVARRILRLVPPDASVSATPQLNPHLTQRRQVVVYPRNLDSDVVILDTWPGNVPMVVEDQYQTVRQLLRSGYGLVAAEDGILLLQRGAPNAATIEDSYRNQLREAPPAERAVVRFGASLILEGYTLVPEPPSTPYLVLALRAGPQPNDRDRLFLVVTEGEGPPSARDETWQLPGPTFLPPTFWGTSAFQAMTPTFGRWRRPGRFTVSLVATNGGSPWDIGSRLPAQLGESDRELTVRDGIVRLAVLHADGRAVHDVTPRPLRELPASARRLDTPVGGGVQLAGISPLPAELTAGGELTLDLYWRADQRLERDYVVFLHLVGPEGQLVSQRDGPPASGLRPTTSWQAREIIADRRTLPLPRDLPPGDYQLLAGLYDAHSGERLGPPGADAALAGALRLRR is encoded by the coding sequence ATGACTGCTCCTCGTCCCGCGCGCTCCCTTCGCCCGCGGCTCTCGTGGCGCCGGCAACTGCCGCTGCTGCTGCTCGCGGTGATGGTCGTCGCTTTCGTGGTCTTTTTCGCCGCGCTCTCGGTCCACCGCCACCTCACCTTCGGCACCGCCGGCAACGACCTCGGCAACATGGACCAAGCGGTCTGGAACACCAGCCAAGGGCGGTGGTTCGAGTCGACGAACTGGCGCGGCGGAACGAACCGGCTCGGCGCGCACGTCGAGCCGATCCTGATCCCGATTGCTGCCCTCTACTGGATTGCGCCGACGCCGCTGACGCTGCTCGTCCTCCAAGCGGCAGTCGTCGGGCTGGGCGCGATCCCGCTCTTCTGGCTGGCAAGGCGGCGGCTCGGCTCGGGCTGGGCAGCACTTCCGTTCGCGGGGGCATACTTGATGTTCCCGGCGCTCCAAGCGGCGGTGCTGTATGAGTTCCACCCGCTCACCCTGACCGCGCCGTTCTTCGCCCTCGCTGTTGCCGGACTGCTGGAGCGCAAGACGGCGCTGTTCGTCGCCGGCACCGTGCTCGCAGTCGCCTGCAAGGAAGATATGCCGCTCGTGGCGATCGGCATGGGGCTGTATGCCATCGTCTTTCAGCGGCGCTGGTGGCTGGGCGGCGCGACCGTCGCGCTCGCCACCCTCTGGTTTCTCTTCGTCAACCTTTTGGTCATCCCGTCGTTCAACCCGAGCGGCGCGTCGCCCTATCTGCCGCGCTATCGCGACCTCGGAAGCTCGGTGCCGGAGATCATCTTCACGATGATCTTCCAGCCCTGGCGCGCCCTCCCCTTGGTCGCCGACGGTGACCCAGCCGGTTATCTGCTCGCCCTGCTGCTGCCGGTCGCCTTCCTCGCGCTGCTCGCGCCAGAGGTCGCGCTCCTAGGCTTGCCGCCGCTGGCAGAAAACCTCGTCTCAAACAGCCCGCTGCAGAAACTCCCCGAGATCAACCACTATCCTGCGCCCATCGTGCCCTTCATGGTTGCGGCCGCGATCGTCGGAGCAGCGCGGCTCGTTCGCTGGGGCGCTCGGTTCGGCTGGCGCAGCCCGGCGCTGGTTGGCGTGGCGGCGCTCACGCTCCTCTTCACGCTTGGCTACAGCCGGGTGCGCGGGTTTACGCCGCTCGCTTGGGATTTCGAGGTGAAGCCGGCGGTTCCGCACTACGAGGTCGCGCGGCGGATCCTCCGTCTCGTGCCGCCGGACGCCTCGGTGAGCGCAACGCCGCAGCTGAACCCCCACCTGACCCAGCGGCGGCAGGTCGTCGTCTACCCGCGCAATCTCGACTCTGATGTGGTTATCCTCGACACGTGGCCGGGCAATGTGCCGATGGTCGTGGAAGACCAGTATCAGACGGTGCGTCAGCTGCTGAGGAGCGGCTACGGGCTGGTGGCAGCGGAGGACGGCATCCTGCTGCTCCAGCGCGGAGCGCCGAACGCGGCGACGATCGAAGACAGCTACCGCAACCAGCTCCGGGAGGCCCCGCCCGCCGAGCGCGCTGTCGTCCGGTTCGGCGCGAGCCTGATCCTCGAGGGCTACACGCTTGTCCCCGAGCCGCCGTCGACGCCGTACCTCGTCTTGGCGCTGCGCGCCGGGCCGCAGCCCAACGACCGCGACCGCCTGTTCCTCGTCGTCACCGAAGGAGAGGGGCCGCCTTCAGCGCGCGACGAGACCTGGCAGCTGCCCGGACCGACCTTTCTGCCGCCGACGTTCTGGGGAACGAGCGCCTTCCAAGCGATGACGCCGACCTTCGGCCGCTGGCGGCGTCCCGGCCGGTTTACCGTCTCCCTTGTCGCGACAAATGGCGGCAGCCCCTGGGATATCGGCAGTCGGCTGCCCGCCCAGCTTGGGGAGAGTGACCGCGAACTGACCGTGCGCGACGGCATAGTGCGCCTCGCGGTGCTCCACGCAGACGGCCGAGCGGTGCACGACGTAACGCCGCGGCCGCTGCGCGAACTGCCGGCATCTGCCCGTCGTCTCGACACGCCCGTTGGGGGCGGGGTTCAGCTTGCGGGGATCTCGCCGCTTCCCGCAGAGCTGACCGCTGGCGGCGAATTGACGCTCGACCTTTACTGGCGTGCCGACCAGCGGCTAGAGCGCGACTACGTCGTCTTCCTGCATCTCGTTGGTCCGGAGGGGCAGCTCGTCTCACAGCGCGACGGGCCACCGGCCTCCGGCCTCCGGCCGACAACAAGCTGGCAGGCGCGGGAGATCATTGCCGACCGGCGCACACTCCCGCTGCCGCGCGACCTTCCTCCGGGCGATTATCAGCTTCTTGCCGGGCTGTACGACGCGCACAGCGGTGAACGGCTTGGCCCGCCCGGAGCGGATGCCGCTCTCGCCGGCGCTCTGCGCCTCAGACGCTGA
- a CDS encoding DUF4832 domain-containing protein, producing the protein MILSPSQRRAGWAILVLAFVGLRIAIPAVLRPVGYIADWNDYYFFEGWARFTDVGRYPYLDFWMEHPPLFPWLVVVAYRLSALIPLWDTPHFGFSVVFGTILLLFEVGNLLLLGWIASRVGWPDRGLLAAWIWALLFPPVFFWAAGFESYPLFFLLLALALLLRAFDGAARRWAALAGAAAGVGIMVKLIPGLAVPVGAVALWRSGRRGAASLLCVAAAATAALIAAPFVVANPVMARASAESLLARGSWETVWALADGYYSGGAVARPEMRLDPATATQTERPTRIPMLPVLGIAALVGGGIVLRVRRWEAQTVVAATGLALVLFFLASKGYSPQFLVYLLAPLVLLWPDGRGLGYALVLSTINLVEYPLALLLFADQPAVLVTTVLARTGVLLILAVDLAAALWQRRSPFTPRLAVPAGLALGALLAAVTLSATATYAATRLPSESAREAVEALRAGSGTAMFSDRGLYDRLTPLLRGRLETRLVVADRPPRLPAGEVWEVYIDSEEGRRVGPSLTAALARDRFAVETRIESGLRLTRWMPLPLPPSRRLDADLGQARLAAVALPERAAAGTLLPVRLDWEATAPFAADYTVYLHLLDRDGRLVAQRDAPPAAGSRPTSSWRAGETVVDRQTVLLPPDLPAGDFRLRAGLYDPRTGERLRGAAGDGVDLGTVRVTRS; encoded by the coding sequence ATGATCCTATCTCCGTCCCAGCGGCGCGCCGGCTGGGCGATCCTTGTGCTCGCCTTCGTCGGGCTGCGGATCGCTATCCCAGCGGTGCTGCGGCCGGTCGGCTACATCGCGGACTGGAACGACTACTACTTTTTCGAAGGCTGGGCCCGCTTCACCGATGTCGGCCGCTACCCCTACCTCGACTTCTGGATGGAACATCCGCCGCTCTTTCCGTGGCTCGTTGTCGTCGCCTATCGGCTGTCGGCGCTCATCCCCCTGTGGGACACCCCGCATTTCGGGTTCAGCGTCGTCTTCGGGACAATCTTGCTGCTGTTCGAGGTCGGCAACCTGCTGCTTCTCGGCTGGATCGCGAGCCGAGTTGGCTGGCCGGACCGCGGTCTGCTCGCCGCCTGGATCTGGGCGCTCCTTTTTCCGCCTGTCTTCTTCTGGGCGGCGGGCTTCGAAAGTTATCCCCTGTTCTTCCTGCTGCTCGCGCTGGCGCTGCTCCTGCGCGCCTTCGACGGCGCGGCGAGACGCTGGGCCGCACTTGCCGGCGCGGCAGCGGGGGTTGGGATCATGGTGAAGCTGATCCCGGGCCTTGCGGTTCCCGTCGGCGCGGTCGCCCTCTGGCGAAGCGGACGGCGCGGAGCGGCCAGCCTGCTCTGCGTGGCAGCAGCGGCGACGGCGGCGCTGATCGCGGCGCCGTTCGTCGTGGCCAACCCGGTAATGGCGCGCGCCTCGGCGGAGAGCCTGCTCGCGCGCGGCAGCTGGGAGACCGTCTGGGCGCTTGCCGACGGCTATTACAGCGGCGGCGCAGTCGCCCGGCCGGAGATGCGGCTCGACCCCGCGACCGCCACCCAGACTGAACGGCCGACACGCATCCCGATGCTGCCCGTGCTCGGCATCGCAGCGCTGGTCGGCGGCGGGATCGTGCTTCGGGTCCGCCGCTGGGAGGCGCAAACCGTTGTCGCGGCGACAGGCCTCGCCCTCGTGCTCTTCTTCCTCGCCTCGAAAGGTTACAGCCCGCAATTTCTCGTCTATCTCCTCGCCCCGCTCGTCCTCCTCTGGCCGGACGGACGCGGCCTCGGCTACGCCTTGGTTCTCTCCACGATCAACCTCGTCGAATATCCGCTGGCGCTGCTGCTCTTCGCCGACCAGCCGGCGGTGCTCGTCACGACGGTGCTGGCGCGCACGGGAGTGCTCCTTATCCTCGCGGTCGACCTCGCCGCGGCGCTCTGGCAGCGGCGTTCGCCGTTCACTCCCCGGCTCGCTGTTCCGGCGGGCCTCGCTCTCGGCGCGCTCCTTGCCGCCGTCACGCTTTCCGCGACCGCAACCTACGCCGCAACGCGCCTGCCAAGCGAGTCGGCGCGCGAGGCGGTGGAAGCGCTTCGAGCGGGCAGCGGGACGGCAATGTTCAGCGACCGCGGGCTGTACGACCGGCTGACGCCGCTGCTGCGGGGCCGCCTCGAGACGCGGCTTGTTGTCGCCGACCGACCGCCGCGGCTCCCCGCGGGCGAGGTCTGGGAGGTGTATATCGACAGCGAGGAAGGGCGGCGGGTCGGCCCATCGCTCACCGCCGCGCTCGCCCGCGACCGGTTTGCCGTCGAGACGCGGATCGAGTCGGGGCTGCGGCTCACCCGCTGGATGCCGCTGCCGCTGCCCCCGAGCCGGCGTCTCGACGCTGACCTCGGACAAGCACGGCTTGCTGCCGTGGCGCTGCCGGAGCGCGCGGCAGCGGGAACACTGCTGCCGGTCCGGCTCGACTGGGAGGCGACGGCGCCGTTCGCTGCAGACTACACTGTCTACCTCCACCTGCTCGACCGCGACGGCCGGCTGGTCGCCCAGCGCGACGCGCCGCCCGCCGCCGGCAGTCGGCCGACCTCGTCGTGGCGGGCCGGGGAGACCGTTGTCGACCGCCAAACCGTGCTGCTGCCTCCTGACCTTCCTGCCGGCGATTTCCGCCTGCGCGCCGGTCTCTATGACCCGCGGACAGGAGAGCGTCTGCGCGGCGCGGCAGGCGACGGCGTCGATCTCGGAACGGTTCGGGTGACGCGCTCATGA
- a CDS encoding DUF2079 domain-containing protein: MQRSLGELDLVGELIVPLAAALGGAAIVWLLVRLAGARLRLAVAGRAPLLARLGLTFLIVAYIAAIGGLAIRRHNALKSHAYDLGIFTQVLWNTSQGRLFENTVMIEYSGNLLGQHFAPIFLLLVPLYWVWPDPRALLLLQTVALALGAVPVYLFARRRTGSRGAALLLAAAYLLLPALHYVNFYDFHEIALTTPLLLAAIFFFDTRRMVPLAGCLGLALLCREEIAIPVMAFGVALLAVRRWRWGIGLLVVGAAWLAFTVGWAVPYFQNSPVYYFVVRYGKLGNSIPEILLTIVTRPLWVLDYLWTVPRLEYLVRLFAPVGLLGPLGLPIFALSLPIFGYLLLSDYREQYDIVNQYSAPLIPFIMGGTIVALGWLMRRRPFASLAGRYALASYVLIAAATSSITFGPTPIGRRHDPEQFAITERLRYAEEAFRRIPPDASVSAQSDLVPHLAHRRQIYVFPNIHDAEYVVLDNFADYWPLSAADFGRALDEMWNNPLYELLWQDGGYGIFKRKPVPPIQQPLTVGFAAGGRPQIELVGYDLPKTILQPGERVTVGLYWRMVTPIEVRRVRFRSTTSLQLWTSDGRAIAQVDKEPWDGLLTNDRIAQGVIHYDRYFLTVPADAAPGRYTLVTAVYSYYSKRPWTVFDEAGNSTGRFSAPIATVEVAE, encoded by the coding sequence ATGCAGCGGTCGCTTGGCGAACTGGACCTTGTCGGCGAGCTGATCGTGCCCCTCGCTGCGGCGCTCGGTGGAGCGGCGATCGTCTGGCTGCTGGTGCGCCTCGCCGGCGCCCGGCTGCGCCTTGCGGTGGCTGGGCGAGCGCCCCTCCTCGCCCGCCTCGGCCTCACCTTCCTCATCGTCGCGTACATCGCTGCGATCGGCGGACTGGCGATCAGGCGCCATAACGCGCTGAAAAGCCACGCCTACGACCTCGGGATCTTCACCCAAGTGCTCTGGAACACCAGCCAAGGGCGGTTGTTCGAGAACACCGTGATGATCGAGTACTCGGGCAATCTGCTCGGCCAGCATTTTGCGCCGATCTTTCTCCTACTCGTGCCGCTCTATTGGGTGTGGCCGGATCCGCGGGCGCTTCTCCTGCTCCAGACCGTCGCGCTCGCGCTCGGCGCGGTCCCGGTCTACCTGTTTGCGCGGCGACGGACGGGGAGCCGGGGTGCCGCGCTCCTGCTCGCGGCGGCCTACCTGCTGCTGCCTGCGCTCCACTACGTCAATTTCTACGATTTCCATGAGATTGCGCTCACAACCCCGCTGCTGCTGGCAGCGATCTTCTTCTTCGACACGCGGCGGATGGTGCCGCTCGCGGGCTGCCTCGGGCTGGCGCTGCTCTGTCGCGAGGAGATCGCGATCCCGGTGATGGCGTTTGGCGTCGCGCTCCTTGCCGTCCGCCGCTGGCGGTGGGGGATTGGGCTGCTTGTCGTCGGAGCAGCCTGGCTGGCATTTACCGTCGGCTGGGCCGTGCCCTACTTCCAGAATAGCCCCGTCTACTACTTCGTCGTCCGCTACGGCAAGCTGGGCAATTCGATCCCGGAAATTCTGCTGACGATCGTCACTCGGCCGCTCTGGGTGCTCGACTATCTCTGGACCGTTCCGCGGCTGGAATATCTCGTCCGGCTGTTCGCGCCGGTCGGCTTGCTCGGACCGCTTGGGCTGCCGATCTTTGCGCTGTCGCTCCCGATTTTCGGCTACCTTCTCCTCTCCGACTATCGCGAACAGTACGACATCGTCAACCAGTACAGCGCGCCGCTGATCCCGTTCATCATGGGCGGGACGATCGTCGCACTCGGCTGGCTGATGCGGCGGCGACCGTTCGCGAGCCTCGCCGGCCGCTACGCCCTCGCCAGCTACGTGCTGATCGCGGCGGCGACGAGCAGCATCACCTTCGGCCCGACGCCGATCGGCCGCCGGCATGACCCAGAGCAGTTTGCCATCACCGAGCGGCTGCGCTACGCTGAAGAGGCGTTTCGGCGCATCCCGCCTGACGCCTCGGTCTCAGCGCAGTCTGACCTTGTTCCTCATCTTGCCCACCGCCGCCAGATCTACGTCTTCCCCAATATCCATGACGCCGAGTATGTCGTCCTCGACAACTTCGCCGACTACTGGCCGCTCAGCGCGGCAGACTTCGGCCGCGCGCTCGACGAGATGTGGAACAACCCGCTTTATGAGCTGCTCTGGCAGGACGGCGGCTACGGCATCTTCAAGCGCAAGCCAGTCCCGCCGATCCAACAGCCGCTGACGGTCGGCTTTGCGGCGGGCGGCCGCCCCCAGATTGAGCTCGTCGGCTACGACCTGCCGAAAACGATCCTCCAGCCGGGAGAGCGCGTGACAGTCGGCCTCTACTGGCGGATGGTGACACCGATCGAAGTGCGCCGCGTCCGCTTTCGGTCGACAACCTCGCTCCAGCTGTGGACCTCTGACGGCCGCGCCATCGCCCAAGTGGATAAAGAGCCGTGGGACGGCCTGCTGACGAACGACCGCATCGCCCAAGGGGTCATTCACTACGACCGCTATTTCCTCACCGTGCCCGCCGACGCGGCGCCGGGGCGCTACACCCTCGTCACAGCGGTCTACAGCTACTACAGCAAGCGCCCGTGGACCGTCTTCGACGAGGCGGGCAACTCGACCGGCCGGTTCTCAGCGCCGATCGCGACCGTCGAGGTAGCCGAGTGA
- a CDS encoding class I SAM-dependent methyltransferase produces MKRVEYRVMYESEDGFWWYVGMRRATAALLDRYVGAVGRVLDAGCGTGANLIFLARYGRPVGVDLSREALRFAATRRPEAIARASVGALPFADESFDLVTSFEVLYHLAVEDDRLALAEMARVTRRGGWLLVRVPAYDWLRGAHDRAVHTRHRYTAGELRAKLRETGLEVVRISYLNTTLFPMAAAKRALEWATASSSGESDVKPLSPMLNQLFAAILAAEGQALRWADLPFGLSVLALARKP; encoded by the coding sequence GTGAAGCGCGTCGAATACCGGGTGATGTACGAGAGCGAAGATGGCTTCTGGTGGTATGTCGGCATGCGCCGGGCGACAGCGGCGCTGCTCGACCGCTATGTCGGCGCTGTCGGACGAGTGCTCGATGCCGGCTGCGGCACCGGCGCCAATCTCATCTTTCTCGCCCGCTACGGCCGGCCAGTCGGGGTCGACCTGTCGCGCGAGGCGCTGCGCTTTGCCGCCACGCGCCGGCCGGAGGCGATCGCCCGCGCCTCGGTGGGAGCGCTTCCCTTCGCCGACGAGAGCTTCGACCTCGTGACCTCGTTCGAGGTTCTCTATCATCTGGCTGTCGAGGATGACCGGCTGGCGCTGGCAGAGATGGCGCGGGTCACGCGCCGAGGCGGCTGGCTGCTGGTGCGCGTGCCCGCCTACGACTGGCTGCGCGGAGCGCACGACCGCGCTGTCCACACGCGCCACCGCTATACGGCCGGCGAGCTCCGCGCCAAGCTGCGGGAAACAGGGCTTGAGGTCGTGCGGATCAGCTATCTGAACACCACGCTCTTCCCGATGGCGGCAGCAAAGCGCGCCCTCGAATGGGCGACCGCTTCGTCGAGCGGCGAGTCCGATGTGAAACCCCTCTCGCCGATGCTCAACCAGTTGTTCGCCGCCATCTTGGCCGCCGAGGGGCAGGCGCTTCGGTGGGCAGACCTGCCGTTCGGCTTGAGCGTGCTGGCGCTCGCGCGGAAACCGTAA
- a CDS encoding glycosyltransferase family 39 protein, whose product MSALRTVPRPAVELSAAGPRPRPWPRLAVPLLILLAAFGLRLVRLGEQNIWWDEGLAFWAVRQSLLDTTLWTAADVHPPVFFWLLWAQVRLAGESAFAGRLVDVWTGTLTVALAIPVGRLLGGWRVGLIAALLLALARFPVWWSQELRMYAPAAAFTLAASFFALRAARGERWWAGFVVSASLALWTLYLSAAVLIAINLFAGVVALRRLLDKRTRRAGARFAVAWATAQIVVAALFGLWFLFASGRMRTWSTAEPIDPTLFAKLYAVVLTTGVSVDIDRYWPGVALALGALAIGALLSLLLCRSRLGWGVGWLLPLFILLTVPLVVFSATQPRALFYSPRLEVRYFLLAAPAAALVIAGALAAIGRLWRPVGAAVTLAAALAAGWFTVDYLDGRRYRDEFDSMIAALRAYARPEDGVVLVSGDRAVLFTYYYLPAMPDAPRWYGLPYTVPATAASAAGDIGPIAEQHRRIWLVAAEAHLQDPGGEIARWLEANRPKVYEQPNGYNRLALFDRAGEPPAVERLAPAVPLDRDLGGGRRLLGYDLPARRLLPGDVGHIALYWRAGDRSAGPLAVRLIDTAGIPLEEWIVDDEGAPSGSVLRRQFEFVAHRYTPSGTYQLEIETPAVRQRLATLRIDRTEPAPQPPAAARLQTVGEFGDWLRLAGASVTAGGRPLVSGDQVRPGETLEVTLDWQPLRRLDRSWVVFTHLRGSELNPLNATPLWGQDDGYPLRGDFPTHQWRPGTIVRDTRRFVVDPTAPPGRYAIEVGMYWPATGERLPTAAGEGRLVVLEVTVPQ is encoded by the coding sequence GTGAGCGCCCTGAGGACGGTTCCGCGACCGGCAGTGGAGCTTTCCGCGGCCGGCCCGCGACCGCGACCGTGGCCGCGTCTTGCTGTTCCGCTCCTCATCCTGCTTGCTGCTTTTGGCCTGCGGCTCGTCCGCCTCGGCGAGCAGAACATCTGGTGGGACGAAGGGCTGGCATTCTGGGCGGTCCGCCAGAGCCTGCTCGACACCACCCTCTGGACAGCAGCCGATGTCCATCCCCCGGTCTTCTTCTGGCTCCTCTGGGCGCAGGTGCGGCTGGCGGGGGAGAGCGCCTTCGCGGGCCGGCTGGTGGATGTCTGGACCGGCACGCTGACGGTGGCGCTCGCCATTCCCGTCGGCCGGCTTCTCGGCGGCTGGCGCGTTGGGCTGATCGCGGCCCTGCTGCTGGCACTGGCGCGCTTCCCGGTCTGGTGGTCGCAAGAGCTGCGCATGTACGCCCCGGCAGCGGCCTTCACGCTTGCCGCCTCCTTCTTCGCGCTCCGCGCCGCCCGCGGCGAGCGATGGTGGGCCGGTTTCGTCGTCAGCGCCAGCCTCGCCCTTTGGACGCTCTACCTGAGCGCGGCGGTCTTGATCGCAATTAACCTGTTCGCTGGCGTCGTGGCGCTCCGCCGACTGCTCGACAAGCGCACGCGCCGCGCCGGCGCGCGCTTTGCCGTTGCGTGGGCGACCGCGCAGATCGTCGTTGCGGCACTGTTTGGTCTCTGGTTCCTCTTCGCCAGCGGGCGGATGCGCACCTGGTCAACCGCGGAGCCGATCGACCCGACCCTCTTCGCCAAACTGTACGCTGTTGTCCTGACGACGGGCGTCTCGGTGGACATCGACCGCTACTGGCCGGGCGTCGCGCTTGCGCTTGGCGCACTGGCCATTGGCGCCCTCCTTTCGCTGCTGCTCTGTCGCTCGCGCCTCGGCTGGGGGGTCGGCTGGCTGCTCCCGCTGTTTATCCTGCTCACTGTCCCGCTGGTCGTCTTCTCGGCAACGCAGCCGCGCGCGCTGTTCTACTCGCCGCGGCTCGAGGTGCGCTATTTCCTGCTCGCGGCGCCGGCGGCGGCGCTTGTGATCGCAGGCGCGCTGGCCGCGATCGGCCGACTGTGGCGCCCGGTGGGCGCCGCCGTCACCCTCGCCGCAGCGCTTGCCGCAGGCTGGTTTACCGTCGACTATCTCGACGGGCGGCGCTATCGCGACGAATTTGACTCGATGATCGCCGCGCTGCGCGCCTATGCGCGCCCCGAGGACGGCGTGGTGCTCGTCTCGGGCGACCGAGCGGTCTTGTTCACCTACTACTATCTCCCGGCTATGCCGGATGCGCCCCGCTGGTACGGTTTGCCGTATACGGTGCCGGCGACCGCGGCGAGCGCAGCAGGCGACATCGGCCCGATTGCGGAACAGCACCGTCGGATTTGGCTGGTGGCAGCGGAAGCGCACCTCCAAGACCCGGGCGGCGAAATCGCCCGCTGGCTGGAGGCGAATCGGCCGAAGGTGTATGAGCAGCCAAACGGCTACAATCGGCTTGCGCTGTTCGACCGCGCCGGCGAGCCGCCCGCGGTCGAGCGGCTCGCGCCTGCCGTGCCGCTCGACCGCGACCTCGGGGGCGGCCGTCGCCTCCTCGGCTATGACCTGCCGGCACGGCGGCTGCTGCCCGGCGATGTCGGGCATATCGCGCTCTACTGGCGCGCGGGAGACCGCTCGGCCGGCCCGCTTGCGGTTCGACTGATCGACACGGCTGGCATCCCGCTGGAAGAGTGGATTGTCGATGACGAGGGCGCCCCGAGCGGAAGCGTTCTCCGCCGCCAATTCGAGTTCGTCGCCCACCGCTATACGCCGTCAGGGACGTATCAGCTCGAGATCGAGACGCCAGCGGTGCGGCAGCGGCTTGCGACGCTCCGGATCGATCGTACCGAGCCAGCCCCTCAGCCGCCGGCAGCCGCCCGGCTCCAGACGGTCGGTGAATTTGGCGACTGGCTCCGCCTGGCCGGCGCCAGCGTCACTGCCGGCGGGCGACCGCTCGTCTCCGGCGATCAGGTGCGCCCCGGAGAGACGCTTGAGGTGACGCTCGACTGGCAGCCGCTGCGCCGCCTCGATCGTTCTTGGGTTGTCTTCACCCATCTCCGCGGAAGTGAGCTCAATCCGCTGAACGCCACGCCGCTCTGGGGCCAAGATGACGGCTACCCGCTGCGCGGAGACTTTCCGACGCATCAGTGGCGCCCGGGCACGATCGTTCGCGACACCCGCCGCTTCGTGGTGGACCCGACCGCGCCGCCCGGGCGCTACGCCATCGAGGTTGGAATGTACTGGCCAGCAACCGGCGAGCGGCTGCCAACGGCCGCGGGCGAGGGGCGGCTGGTCGTCCTCGAGGTGACGGTGCCGCAATGA